In Centroberyx gerrardi isolate f3 chromosome 14, fCenGer3.hap1.cur.20231027, whole genome shotgun sequence, the genomic stretch ACCCACATACCTGAGACACGCCTGCTAAATCATAGGACTTTTCCTCAGAGCGCTTGTTCTTCTCCTCAGAGTCTCCCCAGACGGAGAATCAGGTGATCATCCAGGCTAAGAGGTCTAATTCGCCTCCAAAGAGCCCCAGACTCCTGGACACACAGGTCAGATAAAAAAACACCTCAACATGTACTTCAAACACAGACAGTCTTTATCACTGAATAATACTCTTGTCAGCTCAGTCCAGGCCAGCTCTGATCCTCTTGAACTGAACTTGCTAATTGTCTGATTATATACTGCTTATATActgctttttaatttttaatctaAGAGAGGTGAAGATCAAACTTACTTTCTGTGGCAATTGTATGCATCTACAGGACATATGTTGTTAACAACACACTCATTAAATAGTGCAATCAATTTGCCATAAACTTGTTGCCAGTTTTTTGTATGTTTACTTTGATtttggtttctgtttttaaagatTAATTTTCAAGGGGAATCATTTCAAGCgagaaatgaagaaaggaaTTTGACTGGTAAggatcacacaaacacacaaaatgtagaTAAAATGGTTATGCCCCAATACAAGACTGTGGTGGAGGAGCATTACCATAGGCGGGACAGCATTGCTTGGTTTTTTTagcggtggttctcaacctttttggctcactACCTGCAAAAACGAAACTACTCATGGGCGTTGCAAGCGTAAATACAAAGAATGGTGAACATTGACATCAAATTatcaattttattttactttttcagaCTATTTTACTTGTtatatcatttgaaaaaaactaaagcaaaataaaaaaaaatattacttcACAAGAAAAAGGCATTTATCACAAAGATTAACAACCCGCTCATAAATTTGGATTTTAGAGATATAAATTTTTTCCCATGCCATCAATCATCTTGCAGCTCCCTGGGGTGTCCCAACCCAGGTTGAGAACTACAGGTTTATGGTATTGAGAAAGTGCTAAATGAAACATGTCTCTGCTCTGCTTTAGAGGATCTGATGAGGGAGCACATGTATTGTGATTTAACAGAAAGGAGGCCAGGAAGTCACAGCTCTGCTCCTCTGACCCTCCTCAGCCCCACACTCACTATAACTGGTAAGAAACCTTACAGACTCATGCACAAGGACAAAACTAACTGAAATGTCACTGGTAGATGTGGAAGACTGTGGTCAACAAGATGCGTATTGTGTGTATAGACTTTCGTATGCAGGTGAGGTTGTTCTACCAAGGCCAGACGGTGATGAAGGTGACCACCAGCAGCCCAGATGGCTGTTTCATCCTCCAGGGCTCCGTTCTTTTGGGAAATGAGAGGATCTACGGGCCCTGTAGAGCCCAGcagctctccttcccttccccagGCTTGATATGCCTGCAGCCGGGCATGGCTGAAGCAATGGGCCGCCTCCTGTGTCATCTGGAGAAGGGTGTCCTGCTGTGGGTGGCCCCAGACGGGGTGTTCATCAAGAGGTTCTGCCAGGGCCGGGTGTACTGGAGCGGTCCGCTCGCCCAGCACACAGACAAACCCAACAAACTGGACAGAGAAAGAACCTTCAAGCTGCTTGATATGCCCGTGTTTCTCAAGGGTGAGGCAGCATATGCACACTTTAACCTGGTTGTTAGTAGATTAACTCCTGAAAAGAGAGATAACAGCTGCTAGAAAGAAAAGAAGCTTGAATTCATTAGCTACCAGTTAGTCATATCCCACTAGCTTGGACAGAAATGAAAGGTCTTGCTTGGCCGGCTAAATGCATGTGTTTGCGGTTGGTGAATTGAGCTACCTAGAgtttgagaaagaaagaaatgattgCATCAAGCAAACAGACAATGTGTTGATAAGATCAATCTGAATCATTCCACTGCATGTCTGTGCACAGAGCTCCAGAGCTATCTTCAGGGCGAGGGACCTGCACCTCGCTATGAGATCGAGCTCTGCTTTGGGGAGGAGTTTCCAGATCCCAACATACCCAAAACCAGGAAGCTGATCATGGTGCAGGTGGGTCACGATGATGTCGAATCAGAGGCTAAGAATCATTACACATCTTTTTACTGAAGCAGAGTCTTTGCTTCCTCTTGTTGCTGCTAATTTACTCAGAATGCACAGGTGTAGATttgggaggagacaggaggacatgcccccctccctccccccctgaGTATTAGGCGAAGGATGAATTGTCTCCCCCACTTATTTCTgcctcacacacatatactgtatttttttactGGCTCTGCATTTTTAGAAGCATAGTTGACATTTTGTGATTGGCTTTGGTCACAAGCGAAAACACCCCTTCCTCTTTAAAAAAATGCCTTCCCCTAGTTTTTTGAAACTCCTGTCAATGCATGCCTTTAAAGGCATTTCAACAACTTAGTCTGTGTAGGGCATTGTAGAATTTATGTATGGCCTAtgccatgtttcatattttgcttATTGTTTGTCCTGCAGATCAGGGGTTCAGTTCAGAAATGTCTTACTGTATTTCACATTGACCAGTAATTTTCACTCCCTCTCATACCTGCATGCTTCTCTTATGTAAATGTATATCTTTTGTTTCAATGTTGCTGATGAAGCAAGGGAAAACAGAGTTGCATTTAGTCTACCATAACGTCCATAGTATGTCAGTGTGATTTGCTGTCCAGGGTTTGATCCAGAGTGAAATGAAGCCTACACCACTATTTGAATGTGAATAGAACTCACACGCATTAATGTAATTATGTAATTGAAGATTATTCTACTGTTTCACTTATTGTCTCCGAacaagagcgtcagctaaacgCCTATGACAAATGTACAATGTATAACAGAGGTAGTTCTATTGATGACCACTAGAGGTCCTCATAAGCATGCTGATCGTGTATTCCCCTGCGTCCTGGTGGGCAGGTGGTGCCCTTGTTTGCTGTAGAAATGCTGCAGAGATTCCACGTTGGAGAGACTGAGGAGAAGCGGCATACTCTCACcctcaacacagagagagacgagatGTAGGAGGACCAGGCAAGCCTCCAGCTGCTAACTCAACCCCGCACCAGGGTAGGCATGAACAGTATGAGGGGATTACTGAAGGTTTACCTCCTCGCCTGTCATCATCATGAAAGACCTCATTCTAACAGCAGAGCAAACAAGACAAGCAAGAGTATCCTCACTGGAGATTTATGTTTGATAAAGGAATTATGTAATTACTGGCGCAGCATTGTGAACCTATTTACAGTGTGTGGAGGGAAAATTCAAAGTAATGTTTTCCACTGACTTCATAATTAAAGTtcctttttttcagtttgttaaatcaaacaaacaaaacatgctaATAAAATAAGTAATGGCAATgtaaatttttttgttttcctgcagtTTTGGTAAACCATGTTCCCTATATATATTCAATGATTATTTAAGTATATCCTATTACTCTTATATACAGCGCTGTACAGGGAATAAAATGACACCTCCAATTAAATCTATAAagcttttttcctttatttctagCGAACATCATATAACAGATTcacaattttaaaaatatacatttttatagctataacatttacaaagaaaaatcaaCAGGTAAGGTTTTCTTTTTGaaaattcaaaaaaacaaacacaaaaactaaaGTGAGAGAGTGTGCTGAATCAGAGGAGATACCCGTATCTGAGTTTAAAATACTTTCATCATTTTCCCTGCCTTcaaacatatacagtacataaaaaatgaaatgggaACAGAAGCGTACAGTACACAGGGGTCAAGAGTATTCACAAAGCATCATGTTCCAACGTGTTATTAGCACCATTACTCCTCAGCCATACTGCACTTTTTACTCTTTCTGTCATTCAGTTTTTAATGGAAAAACACCATGAGTGTCGAGGCGATGTGGCACAGACCTGTCTGTGTGGGTGGGATTGTCTGTTACGCAGTTTTCATTAGTGTTCTTCCTTTCTCAGAGATAATGTTAAGAACATATTGGAGGGTAATGCCTTGACGAACAAATGTTTGACATGACTCCCAGTGAAGAGAATAAAAAAGGCGAAGAGTTGCTCATACATTCACCTTGCCTGCCCAGACCGACACGTAGACATCGGCTCagaagcaagaaaataaaaaacgaaaATGCATTGCGAAATTGACAGAGAGTTTGCATTAAATCTGTTTagcatatttactgtatataacatctgtaatgtaatatatattttattcatatatatatcTGCACTTCTTCAATAGCGTTTACTTTCATAACACTGATTGAAAATCGATACCCTGCAGAAAACACTGTCAGTAAGTAGGCGTGTGGGACAACCATTACAAAAACAGAGTGAACACAGACAAGTGCTTGATTGTCTCACTAAATGTCTCAGTGTGTCTCTAAGGAGCCATCCAAAGGTCCTTCAGCTGCTGCTCCTTTCAGGGTTGTGCTGAGTAAAGTggggggaaggaaagaaaaggacgaggagagaagagaaaggaaaaggaaaggcaaggaaaggaaaggaaaggagcagAGAGTAGAGAGGGGTGCAAGGAGGGCTCATCTGGGCTAGACTAGAGTGGACTGGGTTCATACTTTGGGCAGCAGTGTGGACACCCGTAAATtgtgttttcaatttttttattCCTTCCCTGCAACCCTGCCTTGAGGTCTCTCCATTGTATGTCTTGGTGGGTGCAACAGAGACAAGgagggtgtgtatgtgcttgcgtgtgtgtaggtatgtgtgtatatgtttgcatgtgCGAGTTTCTACTGCCACTTCATTTGCTTGGAGCCATGAGGTAAATCCGAGAGGCTTTCGTCAGTTCCGGTCGGGGGCAGGGTGTCTGGGGCAGACCAACGCCTTTTGCGAGGGCGCGGCTGCTCCTGAGCGGGAGGGTCTGCAGCCGgagcagggggcggggccagagcgGCGGGAGGCGGGtggtgaggaagagggggaggagggggcggaggcGGCATCTCCTCCCTGTGGGAGTTGCGGGACTCTCCTCCGGCCCTGGAGGGGAAGTGCGTGCGATGGGCCCTGGAGCCGGTACGCGTGTGTGTCCGGTGGGTTGGGGCGGGTGTGGGGGTGAGAGCCAGGCAGACATCACCCTCTGCGAGCTGGCGACAGGGCAGGCCGTACAGCTGTGTGGTTCTCTGGGGACAGCAAGAAGACCAGCCTCGGTCCCGCACAAAGAACGGATACTCCACCAAGACCTTCAGTAACTCCtaggcaaaacaacaacaatgttatACACTTGACGATGAGGTCACGCTTGTCTTTAACTTCATTATCTCAACAGTCAGATTGTTGTACATAATGATATGTGTAACTAATCAAACAAGCCCGAGGCCTTTGAGTAGAGTGGGTAGAGTGCTTTCATCACTGTTTAAATTATTCCTGCTCACACAAGCACCTGAGAAGAACTATGCACAGGGGCATCTACAGCCGAAACCAAGACTGTTCTGTATTCACACTGCATTCATCTTGCCATGTAGTTATTCATTATATGATTTGTAATTACATGCTAAAGATACCTATTACTGTAATCGTCATTGTTGGGTAAAACCCTTGTATCTCCCATCAACTAAGAATTAAGAGAAGCAACCTTGATTTCAGATTGaacaccatgtatttttgattttattcaatgggtttttaaagggttCTATAAGGCCAAGGGGTTGTGGAATTTACTCAACCCATAGGAGACCATGGAATCTTTCaattttaagttaaaacatgaaaatcaccaaaattggggTTACGAGTTTTTCACACGACAGCAGCGTAATGTTGGTAATTATAGTAAATGAGAAAGCTGACCTGAGTGTTGCGGTCTGTGAGGTGGACCTGCAGGTGGCTGAAGCCTTGTGCGTTGCTGGGAGCAATGAGCAGCACGGTGCAGGTGCTGAGGTGGAACTCCGGGGAGGTGTCCGCACTCCTCAGGAAGTCCTCGGTCCGCAGCTCCTCCACCCGCTTCAGCCGCCCACTGGCCAACTCGATCAGAGAACCCTTGGTGAAGTGAGGTAGGAGCGCAGGGGGAGATTGGTGAAGGGCCGGGGGCGAGGTGTGAGGATGGGAATACTGTCCGGGAGagaactctctccctctgtctctgtcccgtCGTCTCTCTCGTTCACTGTCTCTTTCCCGGTCTTTGTCGTGTTCTCGgtccttctctttgtctctgtctttactccgttctctgtctctttctaggactttttctctgtctctctctcggtctctttcTTGGTCTCTCTCCCGGTCTCTGTCCCGGTCTCTCTCCCGGTCTCGTTGTGACCTGTCATGGCTGTTAGGCAGGCCCAGGGGCGACTGTGGTGAGTTCCTCACACTGTGTTGCCTGGGCCCTGGCTCCCTGTGCAGGCTGTACAGAGGTGTTCCTGAGGAGCTGTAGAGTGGGTAGGCCTGGGCCTGTTGGCTGTGGTGGAACACAGATCCTAGGGAGTAGTAGATCTGGGCCTCGGCTGGTTGGGCCCCCTGGGGGTCCAACagtccccctctccctcccctgggGTCTGGTCCGAGACGATGGGGACTGGTAGAGAGTAAATTGGAGCTGGTCTTAACTATCCCATGGGTGTCCCTGTCCTGCAGTGAGGAATGTGTCTCAGGGCCCTCCTGAGCTTGAAAGTCTGAAAAAATTGCCCCTCCGGACTGGATACGGCCTGTCAgatcctcctgctgtctccgcCCACCATTGGTATGGGAGCCGTGGGGACTGACGTCCagtctgtttctgctgctgtcgTTCCCATATTCGCCTGTGAGGGGGGGCCTGGAGGTTGGGGCAGTCCTGCTGCCTGGCCCATCCAGGCCGTTGAGCCTCTTCCCCAGGTACCTGTGTCTGGCTTCAACTAGGCTGGGGTCAGGATAGAGAGGGGGGTGGCTAAACAAGGGCGATGGGGAGAACAGGGGAGAGGAGCTGTAGTCCCGCCGGCCGCTATTGAAATAGGACCACATCTCTCTGGAATCGGCTGGGAAGGGAGTCttaaaggagggagaggaggaggaagatggggaGGGTGGCAAGATGAGGGGGCCCTCTCCTCGGAGCCACCTGGAGTGGTGGGGGAGGGTTGAGGAGAGAGGATCTTCTCTCCAGGAGGGAGATCCTgtgcccctcctctcccctacCTGCCCTgggaaaaggggaagagagacagagggagagtagGCCAGCTGCCATGGTAGTGGCACGGGGAGGCCAGGGGCagggaggggcggaggagagGGTAGGAGATGGGGGTTTGGGTTAATCAGAGCCCTGTCGCTGTCACtggcctccctgcctccctcccctctccctgtgCTGGACCGACTCCGGAGGGGCACAGGGGGTTTAAACTCGTCCAGAGGGGCGTGCTGTTCTGCCGATCCTTGCCGAGACTCCCTCTTCTTGGGAGGGAGGCACTCTTTGCCGCGGTCGGGGCTGGGATTCATGGGTGGGCTCCAGCGGCAGTGGGGGCCccctgtgtgtgggtgtaggcTAGGTCACATGGGCCTCACGGGAGAACGAGGGgcgcagagagaggggagggccTCTACACAGCATCACTGTCAGATCACTGCTGACCCTTTAGCACTGAAGCACCGCTCAcctagagagaggagaggaaaaaggaggatagaagcagaaaagagaaatggacaaggagagagaaatagggagaaagggaaggatggaCAGCAGGGTGTGGAGAGACAGAAGCAAGAGAGATTAAATTAAGTGTGAACCTAGAAAATGGACAGTCTGTCAGGTCCTGGCATCAGTTGTAGTCAAGACTTAGCTGTCAGTCTGGTCAgatacatgcaaacaaacactcagctacatcagacagatggagagaaatcAGCCAATGACTCCCTCATCCAAACTGTTTCAGTCCAGGAAAGGTTAGAAACTCTTGGGTTTCTGATAGTTGTAGCTAATTAGTCATTATCAATGTGCGCTGCGGTGGGACTGAAACTACCCAACTTACTAGTCTCATTCAAACACATGACTCCCACAAGTGTTCTAAAAATATATTGTGCAGCCAGTGAAGTTCAGAGGCAGTGCAGTATagatgtaaaaacacacacgcagcactCACAGCGGGAGACTTTTCATCTCTGACTCTCAGGGGATGATTGGAATATGTAGATACGTTTTTGTACCACTTTCATGAACCACCCCCACGACACCCCCGGGTGTTCTTTGTGTCCTATATAAGCTTACTACTAgcactcttcctctcctctctctctctccatctctctccatctctctctctctctctcagacacacatacggacagcaacagacacacaaatactccCTCAGGCGGCTGCAACTCCCTCTTACTCCCCCAGTGATAGGCAAAGCTGGTCACCACCCACCCAAAAGCTGACAGAAATACTGTTGATATTGCCACCAGTtgttgtgtgtacagtatgagtATGTGTCTTTGCATCTTAATTATTTGTCACAGCAGGGGTGTGGGGTGCGtgttgagtgtttgtgtgctccTGTGTCTGtccgtgtgagtgtgtgcacgcatgtaagccgtgtttgtctatgtgcatgagtgattttttttgtttttttttgtttttgagagtgtgtgagtgtgtttatctgtttaggtctttgtgtgcatgtgtgtttgtgtgtgagtcgTCGAATGTGTCAGAGCTTTGCAGCCTTGTTTCATTCAGCGCGAAGTGCGGGGGAGCTCTACTAATTCTTCTCCAAACGCTCTAAATGAGCTCCTTTGAAGTGATGGCTGCCACGCCGCCAGCCCAGCTGTTCCCTCCATCACCACCGCCGCcatcgccgccgccgccgccgccgccgccgccgccacacCGCCATGCTGCCACTCAGCCCCGCACTCACCCGCAAGTCTGTCTGAACAGCCTGAATGCTACCAACTCTCCGCCGTCTTGCTAACCGCCAcactgtcaccatggcaactgtGTCCACACACATCCAGTCGGTTGGAGAGGTTAGATGGGGATACTCCGCGGAGAGGCGGGTAAACTGTTGCTCGTCAAGTCACTTGGTCCAAAAAAAGAATAAGTGTCGGAGTGGAGCAAGCTGTTCCAGCAtctgaggggagaggaggggggaggtggTGTTGTTGTCCCTCAAATCTGGGCGAGGAAGATTCATTGTCTCAGACACTGACAGGAGGGGCATGGTGGAGTTCAAAGTGTGGGACTTGTTTATATCGGATCCCTGTGGTGATGAGTTTCACTATTATTAAAAACGAATAACCTTTGAAATCAGGAGGCTAGTTTATTgtgtcactgttgtcatgtgaaaaccttgtaactccaatttaggtgatattcatgttttcacttcagttgaaggattaaaTGGTTCTCTGTGGGCTACGAAAAATCCTAGACCTCTTGGGCTTTCCAAAATCCACTGTATacactcaaaaatgcattgtcagcgagctaaaaaaaaaaaggctgcttttcgtagttcctgaaaagttgacattttggacattcagggttttcacctgacagtgacaATATGCAGTTTAAGTGTTCAATACTAGAAAATATCACTAAATTCATTTGTGGTCAGATTATTATGTCAAATTTAAACTGAACTGTGAAACTTAATTTAACCA encodes the following:
- the LOC139931172 gene encoding uncharacterized protein LOC139931172, producing the protein MNPSPDRGKECLPPKKRESRQGSAEQHAPLDEFKPPVPLRSRSSTGRGEGGREASDSDRALINPNPHLLPSPPPLPAPGLPVPLPWQLAYSPSVSLPLFPGQVGERRGTGSPSWREDPLSSTLPHHSRWLRGEGPLILPPSPSSSSSPSFKTPFPADSREMWSYFNSGRRDYSSSPLFSPSPLFSHPPLYPDPSLVEARHRYLGKRLNGLDGPGSRTAPTSRPPLTGEYGNDSSRNRLDVSPHGSHTNGGRRQQEDLTGRIQSGGAIFSDFQAQEGPETHSSLQDRDTHGIVKTSSNLLSTSPHRLGPDPRGGRGGLLDPQGAQPAEAQIYYSLGSVFHHSQQAQAYPLYSSSGTPLYSLHREPGPRQHSVRNSPQSPLGLPNSHDRSQRDRERDRDRDRERDQERDRERDREKVLERDRERSKDRDKEKDREHDKDRERDSERERRRDRDRGREFSPGQYSHPHTSPPALHQSPPALLPHFTKGSLIELASGRLKRVEELRTEDFLRSADTSPEFHLSTCTVLLIAPSNAQGFSHLQVHLTDRNTQELLKVLVEYPFFVRDRGWSSCCPQRTTQLYGLPCRQLAEGDVCLALTPTPAPTHRTHTRTGSRAHRTHFPSRAGGESRNSHREEMPPPPPPPPLPHHPPPAALAPPPAPAADPPAQEQPRPRKRRWSAPDTLPPTGTDESLSDLPHGSKQMKWQ
- the irf10 gene encoding interferon regulatory factor 10 isoform X1; this translates as MEEGAKMHLKEWLVTQIDSEQYEGLSWEDENKTMFRIPWKHAAKKDYKQKEDAALFKAWAVYKGKYREGRDKADPTMWKTRLRCALNKSTDFQEVPERNQLDITEPYKVYRIQPDNELVGATESPQTENQVIIQAKRSNSPPKSPRLLDTQINFQGESFQARNEERNLTEDLMREHMYCDLTERRPGSHSSAPLTLLSPTLTITDFRMQVRLFYQGQTVMKVTTSSPDGCFILQGSVLLGNERIYGPCRAQQLSFPSPGLICLQPGMAEAMGRLLCHLEKGVLLWVAPDGVFIKRFCQGRVYWSGPLAQHTDKPNKLDRERTFKLLDMPVFLKELQSYLQGEGPAPRYEIELCFGEEFPDPNIPKTRKLIMVQKCCRDSTLERLRRSGILSPSTQRETRCRRTRQASSC
- the irf10 gene encoding interferon regulatory factor 10 isoform X3, which encodes MEEGAKMHLKEWLVTQIDSEQYEGLSWEDENKTMFRIPWKHAAKKDYKQKEDAALFKAWAVYKGKYREGRDKADPTMWKTRLRCALNKSTDFQEVPERNQLDITEPYKVYRIQPDNELVGATESPQTENQVIIQAKRSNSPPKSPRLLDTQINFQGESFQARNEERNLTERRPGSHSSAPLTLLSPTLTITDFRMQVRLFYQGQTVMKVTTSSPDGCFILQGSVLLGNERIYGPCRAQQLSFPSPGLICLQPGMAEAMGRLLCHLEKGVLLWVAPDGVFIKRFCQGRVYWSGPLAQHTDKPNKLDRERTFKLLDMPVFLKELQSYLQGEGPAPRYEIELCFGEEFPDPNIPKTRKLIMVQKCCRDSTLERLRRSGILSPSTQRETRCRRTRQASSC
- the irf10 gene encoding interferon regulatory factor 10 isoform X2, whose translation is MEEGAKMHLKEWLVTQIDSEQYEGLSWEDENKTMFRIPWKHAAKKDYKQKEDAALFKAWAVYKGKYREGRDKADPTMWKTRLRCALNKSTDFQEVPERNQLDITEPYKVYRIQPDNELVGATESPQTENQVIIQAKRSNSPPKSPRLLDTQINFQGESFQARNEERNLTEDLMREHMYCDLTERRPGSHSSAPLTLLSPTLTITDFRMQVRLFYQGQTVMKVTTSSPDGCFILQGSVLLGNERIYGPCRAQQLSFPSPGLICLQPGMAEAMGRLLCHLEKGVLLWVAPDGVFIKRFCQGRVYWSGPLAQHTDKPNKLDRERTFKLLDMPVFLKELQSYLQGEGPAPRYEIELCFGEEFPDPNIPKTRKLIMVQVVPLFAVEMLQRFHVGETEEKRHTLTLNTERDEM